In Lactobacillus sp. PV012, one genomic interval encodes:
- a CDS encoding DEAD/DEAH box helicase translates to MDVFSHYAPFIQDYIYRQGWQTLRPIQVAAAQEIFQTNHNVLLAASTASGKTEAAFFPILSDIVQDKVDSVQVLYIAPLKALINDQYDRLTELCNDTQIKVWRWHGDVAQSQKRKLLKKPSGILQITPESLESFMINKHMEVPHLFHGLKYIVIDELHSFLRSDRGGQTFSLIERLARLADVQPRRVGLSATIGDLKTASKFLGAGSPYETGAPKVANDRQVWRLSMEHFYKTDPQAATEGFDPETFVEAKTDQAPAQADPGVGYIFEHTRGKKSLVFTNSREECEAVCQELRGYCKYNHEPDRFLIHHGNLSPALRQTAEDAMKDEDSYMTTCATATLELGIDVGKLQSAYQIDAPYTVSGFLQRMGRTGRRGTPPEMHFVMREEHPESRAMLPDLIPWSLLQGIALVQLYIEEKWVEPPAPNRLPYSLLYHQTMSTLAAGGEMSPAELASRVLSLSYFRNVSQEDYKILLRHLLKINHIEQTENGGLIVGISGERITNNFKFYAVFQENEEFSVHAGSEELGTIVKPPPVGDKIAIAGKVWVVEDIDRKRHQVYVHGVEGRISAYFGDVAGDMQSKILQRMRQVLTEKKMYPYLMKNARARLTQMRDTVAVAGMPDKPLINLGGKMWAFFPWTGSYSFLALERLIRIKCGKKLNIRGFNSSRPYFMEFSMDANEEEFFEVLEQEANKEFDPLELLFPNEVPVFDKYDEFLPDELVKKEFAYSILDVKEMRNCVNQILEKKI, encoded by the coding sequence ATGGACGTTTTTAGTCATTATGCACCTTTTATTCAAGATTATATTTACCGCCAGGGTTGGCAAACATTACGACCAATTCAAGTGGCAGCAGCGCAAGAAATTTTTCAAACTAATCATAATGTATTGTTAGCTGCTTCAACTGCTTCAGGAAAAACTGAAGCAGCTTTTTTTCCAATTTTATCTGATATTGTTCAAGATAAAGTAGATTCTGTTCAAGTTCTTTATATTGCTCCATTAAAGGCTTTAATTAATGACCAATATGATCGTTTAACTGAGTTATGTAATGATACTCAGATTAAAGTCTGGCGCTGGCATGGAGATGTTGCCCAAAGCCAAAAACGAAAGTTACTGAAAAAGCCTTCTGGAATTTTACAAATTACGCCAGAGTCGCTTGAAAGTTTTATGATTAATAAGCATATGGAAGTGCCACACCTTTTTCATGGCTTAAAATATATTGTAATTGATGAATTACATTCTTTTTTACGTAGTGATCGTGGTGGGCAAACCTTCAGTTTAATTGAACGGCTAGCAAGGTTAGCAGATGTGCAGCCTAGAAGAGTAGGTTTATCTGCAACAATTGGGGATTTAAAGACTGCCAGTAAATTCTTAGGAGCAGGCAGTCCCTATGAAACTGGAGCTCCTAAGGTAGCAAACGATCGGCAAGTTTGGCGCTTGTCAATGGAGCATTTTTATAAAACAGATCCTCAGGCTGCAACTGAAGGATTTGACCCAGAGACATTTGTGGAAGCAAAAACTGACCAAGCTCCTGCTCAAGCTGATCCAGGTGTTGGTTATATTTTTGAGCATACGCGTGGGAAAAAGTCTCTTGTGTTTACGAATAGTCGTGAGGAATGTGAAGCAGTTTGTCAGGAATTGCGAGGATATTGTAAGTATAATCACGAGCCAGATCGCTTTTTAATTCACCATGGTAATCTTTCACCAGCATTAAGGCAGACCGCTGAAGATGCAATGAAGGATGAAGATTCATATATGACAACTTGTGCTACTGCAACCTTGGAATTAGGAATTGATGTGGGGAAGTTGCAGTCAGCTTATCAAATTGATGCCCCTTATACTGTTTCGGGATTTTTACAAAGAATGGGGAGAACTGGTCGACGAGGAACACCACCAGAAATGCATTTTGTGATGAGAGAAGAACATCCCGAATCAAGAGCAATGTTACCTGATTTGATACCTTGGTCTCTTTTACAAGGAATTGCTTTAGTACAACTTTATATTGAAGAAAAATGGGTGGAGCCTCCAGCTCCTAACCGCTTGCCTTATAGTTTGCTTTATCACCAAACAATGAGTACCTTAGCTGCAGGAGGGGAAATGTCACCAGCAGAACTTGCTTCAAGAGTTTTAAGTTTGTCTTATTTTAGAAATGTAAGTCAGGAAGATTATAAAATTTTGCTTCGTCACTTATTAAAAATTAACCATATTGAACAAACTGAAAATGGTGGCCTTATTGTAGGAATTAGTGGTGAGAGAATAACTAATAATTTCAAGTTCTATGCGGTTTTTCAAGAAAATGAAGAATTTAGTGTGCATGCTGGTAGTGAAGAATTGGGAACCATTGTTAAGCCACCTCCTGTAGGAGACAAAATTGCTATTGCAGGAAAAGTTTGGGTAGTTGAAGATATTGACCGCAAGCGTCATCAAGTTTATGTTCATGGTGTTGAAGGTAGAATTTCTGCTTATTTTGGTGATGTAGCTGGTGATATGCAATCTAAAATTTTACAAAGAATGCGTCAAGTTTTAACCGAAAAAAAGATGTATCCTTATTTGATGAAAAATGCGCGTGCACGTTTAACTCAAATGCGTGATACTGTAGCGGTAGCAGGAATGCCAGATAAGCCTTTAATTAATTTAGGAGGTAAAATGTGGGCATTTTTCCCTTGGACAGGTTCTTATAGCTTTTTGGCTTTAGAGCGTTTAATTAGAATAAAGTGTGGAAAAAAGTTAAATATTCGAGGATTTAACTCTTCAAGACCGTATTTCATGGAATTTTCAATGGATGCAAATGAAGAAGAATTCTTTGAAGTTCTAGAGCAAGAAGCTAATAAAGAATTTGATCCTTTAGAGCTACTTTTTCCAAATGAAGTACCTGTATTTGATAAATATGATGAATTTTTGCCAGATGAACTGGTAAAAAAAGAATTTGCTTATAGTATTTTAGATGTAAAAGAAATGAGAAATTGTGTAAATCAAATACTTGAAAAGAAGATCTAA
- a CDS encoding ATP-binding protein, with amino-acid sequence MVEMKRRIPKRIAQTVLNSLKGGVVPRIGLPYITVGRKSEIEALLHDVDIISEGGASFRFIVGRYGSGKSFLLQTMRNYVMDRNFVVVDADLSPERRLQGTKGQGLATYRELIQNLATKTRPEGGALTLILDRWINSVQSQVAQEGNLTPESPEFEQEVSKKIYEVISNLNELVHGFEFAKLLNMYYQAYIAADDEKKAKVVKWFRGEYATKTEAKKDLGIDIIISDSDWYEYLKLFASFFKQAGYSGLIIMIDELVNIFKIPNSISRQYNYEKILTMYNDALQGKAKYLGVIMGSTPQAIEDQRRGVFSYEALRSRLSSGKFSQEGARDMYAPIIHLDPLTPEEMLVLTEKLAQMHAALYNYEKTITDEDLAQFIKIEYARIGAETNITPREVIRDFIELLDIVHQNPQRSITDLLNSDKFSFAKSEAVSDKKDDDYTEFTL; translated from the coding sequence ATGGTAGAAATGAAAAGAAGAATTCCAAAGCGAATAGCACAGACAGTTTTAAATTCGTTAAAAGGTGGGGTAGTTCCAAGAATTGGGTTACCCTATATCACTGTAGGAAGAAAATCTGAAATTGAAGCTTTATTACATGATGTAGACATTATTTCTGAAGGTGGAGCTTCATTTAGATTTATTGTGGGACGCTATGGATCAGGGAAAAGCTTTTTATTACAAACGATGCGTAATTATGTAATGGATCGTAATTTTGTAGTAGTAGATGCGGATTTATCCCCTGAAAGAAGACTACAAGGAACTAAGGGACAAGGGTTAGCAACTTATCGAGAATTAATTCAAAATTTAGCCACAAAAACTCGTCCTGAGGGTGGAGCTTTGACATTAATTTTAGATCGGTGGATAAATTCAGTGCAATCACAAGTAGCGCAAGAAGGAAATTTAACTCCTGAAAGTCCTGAATTTGAACAAGAAGTTTCGAAAAAAATCTATGAAGTAATTTCAAATTTGAATGAATTAGTTCATGGTTTTGAATTTGCCAAGCTTTTGAATATGTATTATCAGGCTTATATTGCGGCTGATGATGAGAAAAAAGCTAAAGTAGTTAAGTGGTTTAGAGGAGAATACGCTACAAAGACGGAAGCAAAAAAGGACTTAGGCATTGATATAATTATTTCAGATAGTGATTGGTATGAATATTTAAAACTATTTGCAAGTTTCTTTAAGCAAGCAGGTTACTCTGGATTAATTATCATGATTGATGAATTAGTTAATATTTTTAAAATTCCCAACAGTATCTCACGTCAATATAACTATGAAAAAATTTTAACGATGTATAACGATGCGCTGCAAGGAAAAGCAAAGTATCTTGGAGTAATTATGGGGTCGACACCACAAGCAATTGAGGACCAAAGACGCGGAGTGTTTAGCTATGAAGCACTACGTTCACGTCTATCTAGTGGCAAATTTTCTCAAGAAGGTGCACGGGATATGTATGCACCAATTATCCATTTGGATCCTTTAACTCCAGAGGAAATGTTAGTTTTAACTGAAAAATTAGCTCAAATGCATGCAGCTTTATACAACTATGAAAAAACAATCACTGATGAAGACTTAGCTCAATTTATCAAAATTGAATACGCTAGAATTGGTGCTGAAACAAACATTACTCCACGTGAGGTAATTCGTGATTTTATTGAATTACTAGATATTGTTCATCAAAATCCGCAAAGAAGCATTACCGATCTTTTAAATTCTGATAAATTTAGTTTTGCTAAGTCTGAAGCAGTCTCTGATAAAAAAGACGATGATTATACTGAGTTTACTCTTTGA
- a CDS encoding TerB N-terminal domain-containing protein, with product MKLQELKNYLKNKYALHFEVLTTSQDKFFVLKAPGNPNYFVQFKPENELQVDINCGSFSEIIRDLPEFSFPYYTHDNNWVGVNLENANFEAVAKAVDYAYKLALNKNHTGSGQYIVLNHSESETDTDKYQAQTIPFNHDKKPVEVKNHLKDNIPEPIHKMLQAYDYSILPRIGRERNFYKQAQIVANYEDDYSKFYPFKRYYPVYHDMTINQLRTYFAWRSKVRKGVYQETSSSYVFVYIYELLNQVGVKDSLEGYHQLKELEKNYISTYAPFMAVYLKRWLQDYVVFYQLPAEVIEQEFKKEIKQDTLYERLLNPADAEELMQVIRKMATYHGKSPLKEEFNQVFFYAWKEALTTVPDFFDNTVAMKVTEDYFPFTGAIFYNQNKKSIKLEIDKLLKFKLNEISGSKTFYLPQARRKILLNKVLHEVDRISRDVFQVGRKLKANDLSDVVVDAIRAGIKKYQLAKIEASKPKIEIDFSDLDQIRRDASQTRESLLTEEEKQDSELGDNLNSFDESTFNQEVLSANDGNQEVVQESYGLNEDEVFFLKALLNHRPFEDYLNKKHLMVSILADSINEKIIDEIGDSVIEFDENDTPKIVEDYREDLMEMF from the coding sequence GAAAATGAACTGCAAGTTGACATAAACTGTGGTTCTTTTTCTGAAATAATTAGAGATTTGCCAGAGTTCTCATTTCCTTACTATACGCATGATAATAATTGGGTAGGAGTAAACCTTGAAAATGCAAACTTTGAAGCAGTAGCTAAAGCAGTGGATTACGCCTACAAATTAGCCTTAAATAAGAATCACACTGGATCTGGGCAATATATTGTTTTAAATCATTCTGAAAGTGAAACCGATACTGATAAATATCAAGCTCAAACGATTCCTTTTAACCATGATAAGAAGCCAGTGGAAGTTAAAAATCATCTTAAGGATAATATTCCTGAACCTATCCACAAAATGTTACAGGCTTATGATTATAGTATCTTGCCTAGAATTGGCAGAGAGAGAAATTTTTATAAACAAGCTCAAATAGTTGCAAACTATGAAGATGACTATTCGAAATTTTATCCTTTTAAAAGATACTATCCGGTCTACCATGATATGACCATTAATCAATTAAGAACCTATTTTGCTTGGCGTAGCAAAGTAAGAAAGGGAGTTTATCAAGAAACAAGTAGTTCTTATGTATTTGTCTATATTTATGAATTATTGAATCAAGTTGGAGTAAAGGATAGTTTAGAGGGTTACCATCAGCTAAAAGAATTAGAAAAGAATTACATCTCAACTTATGCACCTTTCATGGCAGTTTATTTAAAGCGTTGGTTACAAGATTATGTAGTTTTTTATCAATTGCCGGCGGAAGTTATTGAACAAGAATTTAAAAAAGAGATAAAGCAAGATACTCTTTATGAAAGGTTACTAAATCCTGCAGATGCTGAAGAACTAATGCAAGTAATAAGAAAAATGGCTACTTATCACGGTAAGAGTCCGCTGAAGGAAGAATTTAATCAGGTCTTTTTTTATGCATGGAAAGAAGCTTTAACAACAGTACCCGATTTTTTTGATAATACTGTGGCAATGAAAGTTACAGAAGATTATTTTCCTTTTACAGGGGCGATTTTTTATAATCAAAATAAAAAGTCAATTAAGCTAGAGATTGATAAGTTATTGAAGTTTAAGCTCAATGAAATTAGTGGCTCTAAAACTTTTTATCTTCCCCAAGCTAGAAGAAAAATTCTACTTAATAAAGTTTTACATGAAGTTGATCGCATTAGTCGAGATGTTTTTCAGGTGGGAAGAAAATTAAAAGCTAATGATCTTAGTGATGTAGTGGTAGACGCAATTAGAGCAGGAATTAAAAAATATCAACTTGCTAAGATAGAAGCAAGTAAGCCAAAAATTGAAATTGATTTTTCTGATTTAGATCAAATTCGACGTGATGCGTCTCAAACGCGAGAAAGTTTGTTAACAGAAGAAGAAAAGCAAGATAGTGAACTTGGAGACAATTTAAATAGCTTTGATGAAAGTACTTTTAATCAAGAGGTCTTGTCAGCTAATGATGGAAACCAAGAAGTGGTACAGGAAAGTTATGGCTTAAATGAAGATGAAGTATTTTTCTTAAAGGCGTTACTTAATCATCGGCCTTTTGAAGATTATTTAAACAAAAAACATCTAATGGTCTCGATTTTAGCCGATAGCATCAATGAAAAAATAATCGATGAGATTGGTGATAGTGTGATTGAATTTGATGAAAATGATACCCCTAAAATTGTTGAAGATTATCGAGAAGATTTAATGGAAATGTTTTAG